In Marasmius oreades isolate 03SP1 chromosome 1, whole genome shotgun sequence, one DNA window encodes the following:
- the HHT2_1 gene encoding histone H3 yields the protein MARTKQTARKSTGGKAPRKQLATKAARKTAATATGGVKKPHRFRPGTVALREIRRYQKSTELLIRKLPFQRLVREIAQDFKTDLRFQSSAVMALQEAAEAYLVSLFEDTNLAAIHAKRVTIQPKDLALARRLRGERT from the exons ATGGCTCGTACCAAG CAAACCGCTAGAAAGTCGACTGGAG GAAAGGCTCCTCGTAAACAACTTGCCACGAAGGCTGCTAGGAAGACTGCTGCG ACCGCCACAGGTGGTGTAAAGAAGCCTCACAGATTCCGTCCTGGAACTGTCGCTCTCCGTGAAATCAGGCGTTACCAGAAATCTACTGAGCTCCTCATCAGGAAGCTACCTTTCCAGCGTCTAGTTCGTGAAATTGCTCAGGACTTTAAG ACCGACCTTCGTTTCCAGTCCTCTGCTGTTATGGCTCTTCAGGAAGCTGCTGAGGCTTACCTTGTCTCTCTCTTCGAAGACACTAACTTGGCTGCTATCCATGCTAAGC GTGTTACTATTCAACCCAAAGACCTTGCTCTCGCCAGGCGTCTCCGTGGCGAGCGCACTTAA